DNA sequence from the Suricata suricatta isolate VVHF042 chromosome 14, meerkat_22Aug2017_6uvM2_HiC, whole genome shotgun sequence genome:
GCCAATCCACCGAGGGGGATGAGCGGTTGCCTCGGTCAGGGGTGAGCGATGGTGCTAGGCTGCTGAGGGGAACGggactctttctttcttcctttttttaaagattatttatctGTCTTGAGAGAGAGCcatcgagcaggggaggggcagagagagagaggggaccccaagcaggccatggcaccgtcagcacagagcccgacgtggggctcagtctcatgaaccacgagatcgtgacccgagctgaaatcaagagtcagacacttcaccgactgagccacccaggggttccGTGGATGCGGGTTTCTTCCGAGGTGATGAGCATGTTCTAGAATGAGATTATCATGATGTTGTCCCCGGGACACTTTGAAAACATGAAGTGGTATGTGAATAACAGTCTGGGCACCGggggggtcagtcggttaagcggccgactttggctcaggtcatgatctcacagttcgtgggttcaagcccctcatcgggctctgtgctgacagttcagagcctggagcctgcttccgattctgtgtctccctctttctctgcctctcggctgctcattctccctctccctccctccgtccccctctctctctctctctctctcaaaaataagtaaacattaaaaaaattaaaaaataatcaaaaatcaGGCAGAGGAAAGTAGGAGACCTTGAGCTTCATGGGCTCTAGGAGAAATCGAGTGGAGCGGTCAGCTCTGCAGGGACCTCCTGTCTCCCACCCCGCCTGTGGAGGAGGGGGCTTCACCAGATTTGCCCTGCTCCCAGCCTACCAAGCTCATGTCTGCCCAGGCTGCGGGGCCACTCCTGGTGTGTCCGTCGTCACTGGCTGGCTCTTTTCCCACTGAGTGTAAACCCGTGGACCCGGTCGGACCAGGAGAAGGGGGGCTGTTGTCCCAGTCCGTGGTGGTGACCCTCTCTTGTTTCTGCAGTTCCTGACCAGGCTGACCGAAAGGTTCGTGCTGGGGGTGGATATGTTCATTGAAACGCTGTGGAAAGTTTGGACAGATCTCTTGGACGTTCTTGGACTTGACGGTACGTggcggtgggggttggggggaggcgtTCATTCAAGGTGCCGTTTTAttctagtggttctcaaagtgtggacATGGTACCCACAGTGGCTGGCAGAGGGGACCCCTTGGGGGGGCAGTGAGGacacaaatgaacatttaaaaaaatttaagtttgttaatttattttcagagagacagacagtgtgagcaggggagggccagagagagaggtagagaatcccaagcaggttccgcccagtcagcgcagagcccaatgtggggcttgaactcacaatccatgagaacatgacctgagccgaaatcaagagtcggatgcttaactgactgagccacccaggcgcccccacaaatgaacatttttttattgggATAGTTGCATAAAGAATTGGCCCATCAAAACCAAGATTCATGATgctggggtttaaaaaaaattttttttatgtcttttattttattttgagagagagacagacagagagtgagtaggggagggtcagagagagagggagacacagaatccgaagcaggctccaggctctgagctgtcagcacagagcccgatgcggggctcgaacccacagactgtgagatcctgacctgagccgaagtcagctgctcaaccaactgagccccctaggcgcccctacaGATGCTATTGAAGATGAGGTACATGTAGGTAGGGCCGCCTTGGCCCCCAGGCGAGCTGCGAAGAGCAGACACGGAGCCGCCAGGGTGTCGGGACCCATCACGAACTCCTACAGGCATTTGGGCAGAGAGGGATTTCGTGTGGAGCTTGAGGCGCTCCCGGAGCGGAAGGAGCCGTGTGTGGCCCGCCGATCGCTGCCGAGCTGGCCTGCATGGGACCCGCTTCTCCGCGCCAAAGCAGGAGCCTGCCTCTGGCACAGCTGAATGCGTGGGCACGGCCCTGGTCCCGGCTGCCCCCCTCCCGCCTGTGCCGAGGCGCCCACGACCACCCCCAGGTGCGGCGAGTCTCTAGGAGGACTCAGCACGGCGTCGTCGCGCACGGGCTGTGATCTGTCCCAGCACGAGGGCACAAAGCGCCCCCAGCAAGGGGGGCCAGGCCGGTGGGAGCCCCGGGGGCACCCCGATTCCACCCGCAGCGATTTGCAGCGACACGCGTGAAGTGTCAGCAACCAGGGAGGCCTGTTAGAGACGCCGCGCCCCGGGCGTTTCTTAGGGGCTGGGCACGTGGGCACCTTCCGCCGGACACTGACACACCCCGCGGGAAAGCAGGCGGTCGGCCTGGGGCACAGAATTTGTGTAAATCGTCCAGCACAGAGAGCGCCCCCATCAGGGAGTCGAGGGAAGGCCCCTCTAATCCCTGTGTTTCTTCCACCCCGCCGAGCAAATAACTCCATTCTCCGTGGACACTGACCAGGCGCCCCACGAATCTACCTGAATTCTGAGCCCCTGCACCTGGAGGTAGTCTCAGAGCAAGCCCGCGGGGCCAGGGCTCCCCCCGCAGGGCCGCCCCTCCGTCTTCAGACGCCAGCCGAAGCCCACCTGTGCCTCTGACCGAGCGGCTGTCTGGATCGGAGGTTCCCACTCCTTGGGTCTGATTGATTTGCCAGAGCGGCTCACAGAACCCCAGAAAACCGCTTCCTTACTAGCCTAGCAGTTTATTGCAGGAGGATCGAgctcaggaacagccagaggCAGGCGATGGCCAGCCGGGGTCTGTAGGAAGGCTCACGGAGCTTTGAGGTTCCCTTAGCTCCCCAGCTGGGAACCCCCTGGCGAGTTTTTGGGGAGGCCCCACGACATGGGCACGATCGATTGAGTCACTGGCCATTGGTGACTGACTCGGCCTCCAGCCGCCATCCCGTCcctgggggggcaggggatgggacGGAAATTCCGACCTTCTCACAGTGGGTTCTCCTCGCACCCAGCCCCCATCCATGGGGGCCCGTCCAGAGGTCACCGCGTCAACACAGACCCAGGAGTGGCCAAAGGACCCTGTTAGGGATTATCGAGACCCCATTATTGCTCCCATCCCGTAGAAAAATCCAAAGGGTTTAGGAGCTCTGCCAGGGACGAAGACGAAGACCGAGTATATGTACTTCTTATAAATCACCATATCGCACTCCAGAAATCCAAGTTCCTGAGTGTCAGCCAAGGGCCATGTTAATCCATTCCAACGCATCTTCCCAGAGAGCGGGCTCAGGCTTGCTGTGTTAGCCTGTCCCTGCACGCTTCCCACCTCCGTGTCCTCTCTCGGCCCCTGTGGGTCCCTCTCAGCAAACCAGCCagggtgattttaattttcattacttCTTTTGTTGCATAgagtgattaaaagaaaaacaaagcattagTCAGATCAGGTCCCTCACCTTAAAACTGCCCAGAGACTTCTCTTGCTCTTGAAATTGACATCAGGTCTCTGGTACATGACTCCGCCTCCAGGAGGCCCATCCTGATGACCCCGTGCAGGGAGCCTGTGCTCATACCCACAATCCCGCATCAGCTGTAGTGTTCCACAGcatgcacgcgcgtgtgtgtgtgcgcgcgtgtatgtgtgtgtgtgcgtgtttgctGCCCACCTCTATTCCGGAATCTCGGCTCCCGTGAGCAGGgttttgcccatctcccccaGGCTGCACCCTCCGCCTCGCTCTGCGTCTGCTGCACAGGGGCCCATCTTTAGTAAAAGTTAGAGGACTCTTGGCCCCACTAGTTTGCTGCTGGTGGAAGTTCACTTGCGTCCCCCCAAAAGTACCCAAAAAGCTCCAATACATGCGAATGTGACCTGATTTGGgaatagagtctttgcagatgtgaccaGGATGGGGTCATGGTGgattagggtgggtcctaaatcCAGTGTCTGGTGTCTTTGTAAGAGGAGGGCAGTTTGGAAGCGGAGACAAACACACGGAGAAGAGGTGGCCCTCTGGATATGGAGGCAGAGCCTAGAGGGACGTGGCCACAGCCCAGGATGCCCGGAGcccccaggagctggaagaggcagtaGGGTCTCCCTCTGAGCGTGCAGGGAGCACGGCCCTGCCCACACCGTGGCTTCGGATTCTGGCCCCCAGCTGGCCAGACGATACATTCCCAGTGCTTTAGGCCCCCATGTTGAGCGGCTGTGGGAAAGCAGTGCAGCCTTACCGCCTGCAGAGAGTCTTCCAGAACCCTCCCGGCCGCCCGTGACACTCCGCCTTACAGCCTGGAGACCGGGCCCTGTAGGTGGGGCTCCCCCGCTCACGCCTGCGATGGTCCCCTTCAGCCGctgggagcctgtcttcagcCTTGAGTCACCAGGTTCAACTTGTAAGACGTCTCAGGCCAACTCAGGGCACCTCCCACTCAGGTGGGGGATCTGAGGCAGCAGTGTGGCCCTTTGAGAGGAGGCTGCGTGCCACCTGCAGCCTCCAGGGGCCTCTGAGGGCCCCTCCCGGGAGTCTGGCTGAGCCAACACCTAACCCAGGTACAGCAACCGTGTGCAATCCTGCTCGGAACCCATTCACCGCCTGCCCAGACTGTTCCCCTCTCGGTATTTCCGTTCCTGACCAGCGATGAGCCCTGGAGAGGCAAACGTGATTGCAGCCAGTTGCATGCGGCTTGGAGAGGAAGGCTGTGGTGGAGACGGCCTCCGGATCAGCCGGGAGGGGATCAGAACAGAGTCGCTCCGCACAGGCTTGCGTGCTCGCGTTCGTGGTGCAGGCAGCCGGCACGTTCCGGAGGTGAAGGAACTCCTTCTACGTCCTGTCCTTTCCTCGCATAAAAGTCAAGGCATCCGGAGGCCTTTGGGATTTGCATCTTCTGCTTAGAAGGCTGAGCGTGCAAAAGGCTTTATGGGAGACAGTATCCCAAAGTCGGATATGCTGGGGCAAAGGGTTTCCATGAGCACAAttctctactttctgtctccagaaTTTCTCGGGGTGCCGGTTAGAGTGGAGCCTCCTTAGCCATGGCCGCCCAGTAGAAGGAGGATGCCAGATCATGTCACGTGTTCTAGTTTCTAAAAAGAAACTGGCGGCACTAATTTAATAAGGTATTTTAGTTAACCCAATAGATTCAAAATATCATCATCTCAACTTGTGATACACGTGCGGAATTATTAATGGGGCGTCTGCACGTTTTGGGGGGTACTCAGCCTTCGTGACCCAGCCTGGATCTGAGCAGCGCATCTCGGTTCAGACCCGCCACTTTCAAGCGCTCGGCGGTCACACGTGGCCGACGGCTCCCAGAACGGACACCATGGCCTCAGCCTGCTCTGGGTCTGGGGGCCGAAGTCACTCTCTGGGAGGGAGTTGGAAGGACGGACTTAACGTCTCCGTCCTTCGGccagctcttctctctccccGAGGCTTGGAAGACATCTCGGGCGCGCAGGCGGTGAGACCTGTCAGGATAGCGCAGCGGGTGCGGCTCCGGAAACCAGGCTCCCTGCCTCGCTGCGGGACGCGGGCCACGTCACGCCGGATGCCTGAGTCCCCGAGTGGAAAACACTCGCATCGTCACACGTCGCGAGGACCAGATGACACTTTGTGCGGGGCCATCAGAGCAGCGCCTGGCCGGCAGGGAATGCCTTACGAGCACCCGTCGGCTTACAAAGGGGCTCCGCTCCGAAAAGCACATGTAGGACCCACCCAGCCACGATTCCCCACGCAGGGGGCCGTCGGAGTCCTGCCGCGCGCAGAGCCGGCCTCCCCGGCTCTGAATGGGGTGGCCCCTCACCCAGTGTGACTGGTGACCTCGCAGGGAGGGGGCTCGGACCCAGCGACCGCGGGGAGAAGGCCACGTGATGGCGAAGCGGAGGTCGGGGGACGCCTCCACGAGTCAAGGCCAGGCCTTGCCCGCGCACCCCAGAAGCGGGGAGGGGCCTGGGACGGGCCTCAGAAGACGGGACCCCACCGACACCTTTTGCCCTCACACCAGGTGAGGATATGTGTGTCCTGTTGTCTAAGCCGCTCTGCCTGTGACACTTCGTTGGTGGCAGCTCCAGGACGTGGGTTCAGTCAGGACATGCCCAGTCGCTCATGCTCTGGCTGGGACTTTTCGGGCGTCCGGAGAGGCAGGCTGCTTCCCGCCACCCTCGCTGGATGGCAGAGCGGCTTTGGTAAAGTCGTGGTGCCTGTGTCGACATTCCCTGCCCCGGTCCGAGATCCACCCCACGAGGGTCCTCGTCCTCGCTGGTCACCTAGCCTAGCCCCTTGGTAAAAACACATGGTATGTGGCTTCAGATATATATAGGCaagtccagtggttctcaaagtatgctCTGAGGAACCCTGGGGGGCGTTCCTGAGGCCCTCAGGGGAACTGTGAGGTCCCCCTTCTCCAGCAATGTGTGTGAGGCCGCGCATTCAAGGGGTGCTTCAGTATATCAATTCCACGTTTATAATATGCTGAATAGGTTGGACTAtataccttttttgttttaagtttattcatttattttgagagagagagagatcatgccaCGTGCACatacaagtaggggaagggcagagggagggggagagagaatcccaagcaggctcctcaccgacagcacagagcccaacgccacGGCTCAGAGTCACGAACTGAGATCACgactcaagccaaaatcaagactcggacgcctaaccaactgagccacccaggcaccccatggtgttgtgactttgagaagaatgtttattcttaaaaCATGAGAGccatcagaattggaaaagaagaagtaaaattatctatttgcagatggcatgattttACCCATAGAAAATCCTAGAGACTCCCCTAAAAAACTGTTAGATGcaatcagtgaattcagtaaagttgcagggtgcAAAATTAACGTACAAAAATCAGCAGCATTTTTATAAACTAGTAATgaatttatctgaaaaagaaataaaatgatcccatttacaatagcatcaaaagcaataaaatgcttaggaataaccTTAATAAAGGAGGTGAAAGATTATAAGTCATCACCGAAAGTAATTGGAGACagtgcaaataaatggaaaagtatcccacattcatggattggaagaattaatgttaaaatgtctgttatttacccaaagccatctacagattcaatgcaatccctatcaagattcCAGTGGGTATTTTTTTACAgatgcaggggaaaaaaattctaaaatttatatggaactgcACAAGACCCGACTAGCCAAAGGAATCCAGAGAAAGAACaccacacttcctgatttccagTTGTGTAAGGCCATAGGAACCAAAACAGTAAATAACACGGTGTAGTGCCAGCATGAAACAGACACGcagaccaatggaagagaattGAGAGCCTAGAAATACACACGATACATGGCCAGCTAGAATTTGACAAGGGAAACGGACACTCCATGGAGAAGATACGGTTACTTcaatagatggtgctgggaaaattggatattcacatgtaaaagaatgaagctagGCCCCTATCCAGCTAGGCccctcacaaaaattaattccaaatgtgttaaagacttaaatataagaccagaaaccggggcgcctgggtggctcagtcggttaagcctccggcttcggctcaggtcagatctcacgtacgtgggttcgagcgccacatcgggctctgtgctgacagctagctcagagcctggagcctgtcttcagatcctgtgtctccttctctctctgcccctccccctctcaggctctgtctctctcagtatcaaaaataaataaaaaaaagaaaaaaaattaaaaaaaaaaaagaccagaaaccataaaactccagaAAGCTCTTTGACATCGGTCTTGGCGATGATTTTCTGGATctgacacaaaaagcaaaaatgaaccaggATACTACATCAGACCAAGGAACTTCTGCACAACagaagaaaccatcaaaaaattagaaatgtgattttaaacCATATATCTGTTAAGGGGttaataagcaaaatatataaagaactcctacaactcaatagcaagaaACCCACAGTCTGATTAAAATACAAGCAAAGGACCCATTGgacgtttttccaaagaagacaggcaAATGGCCAACAGttaacagggcgcctgggtggctcagtccgttgagcatcctacacttgatttcagctcaggttatgatctcacggttcctgggatcgagccgcacgtcgggctttgcactgagtgaaagcagcttgggatcctctctttcctttttctgcccctcccgccttGTGTgtgcgtgctttctctctcttaaaataagtaaacatttatacCCCCCCCAAAGCAAATGGCCGACAGTTCCCtagaaaggtgctcaacatcactaatcaggaaAAGGCAAATCAGAACCACATATTATGTCACACCTCCTGGAAAGGACTATTCTCAAAAGGACAAGAGATCACACACGCTGGTGGGGACGCGCACAGACAGAAAGGACCCTTCcttgtgtgctgttggtgggatcgtaaactgatgcagccgctctggacaACAGGATGGAGATTcctgagaaaaattagaaatagaactaccgtgTGACCCAGCAGGCGCTTCTGGGAGTATACCCCAAGGAAGTGGAAACGCTGTGTCAAAGCGGTGTGTGCACCCCCACGTTCACGGCGGCGTTGCCTGTGATAGCCAAGGCAGAGGAACAGCCTGCCTGTCCCTCCTCGGACGCATGGGTGAAGgagtggtgtgtacacacacacacacacacacacacacacacacacacacacacacagggggatattattcagccgtaAATGAGGAAATCCcgcctgccatttgcaacaacgtgatgggccttgagggcctcgtgctaagagaaataagtcagagaaaaacaaattctatatAATCTCACTTGCATATAGAATcttaaacaacagcaacaactcagggaaaaagagatcagatttatAGTCCGAGGTGGGTGATGGTGGGTGTGGGAATGGGATAAGGTGACAGAAAGGTACACATTTCTAGTTACAAGGTAATAGGTATGGGGAGGGTAACATACAAAGTGATGACTGTATGGTGTACATCCTGAAGTATGAAATTTTGCATCTTTCATCCTTTTACCTTTTCTGTTTGAACATGGCCTTAAGTTGGGCACACGGAAGATGCagctcctcttcccctccacgCTTGGAGCTTCATGTACGATTTAGGTTAGGCAGTGAGTAAGAGACCCAAAGTAACAGCCGCTTAAACAAGACGGAAGCTTATTTCTCTGTGTGAGAGTTTGCAGGTAGGTGATTAGGCAGGAAGGTGGCTTTGCAGCACATGGTCCTCAGGACCAAGGCACCGTCCATCTTAGTGCTCCCCAGTAGGTGACTTCCCTTACCTCATGGCCCAAAGCAGCCGCTCCCCCTCCTGCCATTGCATCTACATCccaggagacagaagaagaggTAAAGGGCACATTCCTGCaacttttaggggaaaaaaaagaaacccacaacaCCACCACAAAAACCTCTCCTTGACCACAGCTTGGTCTCGGAGTGTCAAGGGCAGCTGGAAACGCACCCAGCCTACAACTGGGCGTTTGTTaccaggaagacaggaaggaagggaaccaAGGACAGGCttgcaggctctgccctgccatgagcggtgttttgttttttttgtttgtttgtttatttttttaatgtcttttatttatttttgagagacaaagaaagacagtgcgagcaagggaggggcagagagagagagggagacatagaatctgaagcaggctccaggctctgagctatcagcacagagcctgacatggggcttgaacccatgaaacatgagatcatgacctgaggcaaagctggtcacttaaccgactgagccacccaggcgcccctatgaaaGGTGTTTTAAACTCAGGATACAGCAGGTGGTCTTGGAGGGGGCCTCGCCTCCCCCCGGGGCCTGCTGGCGGCCGACTGCAGAGAACCAGCAGGttagctgccccccccccacccctgcttgcagaGAAGCCTGGGCCCCTGCTGACCCACCGctgtccctcttctctgtcccacAGTGTCGAACCTGCACCAGTACTTCAGCCCGGCCTCGGTGGCCAGCAGCCCGGCCCGCGCGCTCCTGCTGGTGGGCGTCGTGCTCCTGGCCTACTGGTTCCTGTCGCTGTCCCTGGGCGTCACCTTCAGCCTCCTGCACGCCGTGTTCGGCCGCTTCTTCTGGATCGCGCGGGTGGTCCTGTTCTCCCTGTCCTGCGTGTACGTGCTGCACAAGTATGAGGGGGAGCCGGAGAACGCCGTGCTGCCGCTGTGCTTCGTGGTGGCCGTCTACTTCATGACCGGGCCCATGGGCTTCTACTGGCGCAGCGGCCCCAGCGGCCCCAGCCTGGAGGAGAAGCTGGAGCACCTGGAGAGCCAGGTCAGACTGCTCAACATCCGCCTCAACAAAGTGCTGGAGAGCCTGGACCGCGCCAACGGCAAGTGACAACCAGCCGGCCGGCCGGGCCCCCCCGCGCCCGCGCCCCGCCTTGGCaagcagaagaggagaaggaaaccaCGAACCAGGACAGCCAACCCCAAACAGTCTTAATAAAACATTCCCGAGCGAGAGAGGCGGTGCTTCGCGAGGGTGTTTCCGGCCACGTGTCGCCCCGTAGGACGCGTCCCAGAGGAAGGACAGGATGGATCCCGGATGTAGGACCGTCCACCGAGTGTCCTTCGTGGgcggaaaaatattttttaaaacaaaggagaaTAACCATATGAGCTGTACAGGAAGAGTTTATCTGTGCCTAGTGCATACCGTTAATTTTTTCAAGCCCTTA
Encoded proteins:
- the BRI3BP gene encoding BRI3-binding protein, whose product is MSFTVSRRWNSSQSASASPRARTRSTGGVCGTLSAVERNTRLIPRTTREVLSGVKKARSGKSGVGQSTEGDERLPRSGFLTRLTERFVLGVDMFIETLWKVWTDLLDVLGLDVSNLHQYFSPASVASSPARALLLVGVVLLAYWFLSLSLGVTFSLLHAVFGRFFWIARVVLFSLSCVYVLHKYEGEPENAVLPLCFVVAVYFMTGPMGFYWRSGPSGPSLEEKLEHLESQVRLLNIRLNKVLESLDRANGK